CTGCCATGTCACGTCCGATGAACGACATATTGTTCGCCATAGGGATACATCTGGCCTTCCAGCTGGAGCGATTTGTGCAGGGAGGTCGGCGTGGAGTGCGATGAACGATGCGCCTGTCGGGCGATCCCCTTCAGTGCGGGGAAAGCGGCGGCGAAGCCATCGTATCCACGGCCGGTCGAACACGGAGCGCCGGAGCGCCGGTTTCGCCATTGTCGGCGGAACGTGTCCCACCCTCCATCATGGTGACGGCGTGTTCGGGGGACGGGTTCCCCCGTTCGACTGTACCGAGCACCATGGAAGACTGCATTCAGGCGAACATCGCAGGTCGCGCGGTGTGCTGCCACCGAGGGCGGCGAAGAGTGCTCAGACGAGGCCCGGGAAAAAGATCTTCAGTTCGCGGTCCGCCGACTCCTCGGAGTCCGAGGCGTGAATGAGATTCTCCCGCACGATGGTGCCGAAGTCGCCCCGAATCGAGCCCGGCGCGGCGGCGATCGGGTCGGTCGGCCCCGCCAGGGCCCGCAGGCCCTCGATGACGCGTTCGCCCTCGACCACGAGCGCCACGCTGGGGCCCGAGGCCATGAAGTCGAGCAGCGGCTCGTAGAACGGCCGGCCCACGTGCTCCGCGTAGTGCGTCTCCAGCGTGGCGCGGTCCAGGGTGCGCAGCTCCATCGCGACGATGCGCCAGCCGGCCTTGCGCTCGACGCGGCCGACGATCTCGCCGATCAGGCCCCGGGCCACCGCGTCGGGCTTGAGGAGGACAAGGGTGCGCTGGCTCATGTCGGGCGGCTCCTGGAAGAAGGCGGGCGAACGGCGGCCGGGATGACGGCCGGCCGGGGCCAGCAAGAGATTACCTGGCGCCCGACGTTCACGGGACGGCGGTCCCCGGCCGGGGCGCGGGCGCGCCGCCCCCCGGCCGGCGGCGCGCGTCAGGCGGCGGCGCGCGCGGCCTTGAGCCGGTCCACGATGCGGCCGTAGTGGACCGAGGCCCACCACAGGCCGGCGAACGCGGCGCCGAGCAGGAACATGGCGGGCAGCACGAACCCCGAGGCGATCAGCGCGGCCTGGAGCGCCCAGCCGAGCCGCACGGCGCCCGGCCGGCCGAGCATGCCGCACAGCACCAGGCACAGCACCATGGCCGTGCCGCTGACGGCCCACAGGGTGCCCGCGGGCACCTCGGAGAGCCGGGAGGCCACGAGGGCGGCGAGCCCGATCACGATGAACTCGCCGACGAGCGTGCCGGCGCAGAGCGTACGCATCAGCGGGACCCCCCGAGCAGCAGCCGGGCTTCCCCCGCGGTGATCACCGAGCCGGTGACGAGCACCCCGGCCCCCGCGTACTCATGCTCCTCCTCGGCGAGCGTGATGGCCGCGTCGATCGCCTCGTCGAGCCGCGGCTCGACGACGACCCGGTCCTCGCCGAACACCTCGACCGCGAGGGCCGCGAGCCGGTCGGCGTCCAGCGCGCGGTGGCTCGCGTTCTGCGTGACGACGACCTCGGTGAGCAGCGGCTCGAACGCTTCGAGCAGTCCGCGCGCGTCCTTGCCCTCGCTCGTGCCGATCACGCCGATCAGGCGGCTGAAGCCGAACGCCTCGGTGACCGCCGCGGCGGTGGCCTGCGCGCCGGCCGGGTTGTGGGCGGCGTCCAGCAGCACCGTGGGGCTGCGGCGCACCACTTCGAGCCGCCCCGGCGAGGTCACGGAGGCGAACGCGGTCCGCACCACGTCGGGGTCGAGCGTGCGCGTGCCGGCCCCCTCGCCCGGCCCCGCGCCGACGCCGAAGAACGCCTCGACCGCCGCGAGCGCGACGACGGCGTTGTGCGCCATGTGCTCGCCGTAGAGCGGCAGGAAGACGTCCGGGTACTCGCCGCCGAGCCCGCGCAGCGTGAGCAGCTGTCCGCCGACGGCCATCTCCCGCGACAGCACGCCGAACTCGATGCCCTCCCTGGCCACCGTGGCGTCGACCTCGGCGGCCCGGCGCAGCAGCACGGCCGCCGCGTCCACCGGCTGCTGGGCGAGCACGACGCGGGCGTCCGCCTTGACGATGCCCGACTTCTCGCCGGCGATCTGCTCCGGGGTGTCCCCGAGCCGGTCGGTGTGGTCGAGGCTGATGGGGGTGACGACGGCGACCTGGCCGTCGACGACGTTCGTGGCGTCCCACGTGCCGCCCATGCCGACCTCGACGATC
Above is a genomic segment from Streptomyces marincola containing:
- the ndk gene encoding nucleoside-diphosphate kinase → MSQRTLVLLKPDAVARGLIGEIVGRVERKAGWRIVAMELRTLDRATLETHYAEHVGRPFYEPLLDFMASGPSVALVVEGERVIEGLRALAGPTDPIAAAPGSIRGDFGTIVRENLIHASDSEESADRELKIFFPGLV
- a CDS encoding DUF4233 domain-containing protein, which produces MRTLCAGTLVGEFIVIGLAALVASRLSEVPAGTLWAVSGTAMVLCLVLCGMLGRPGAVRLGWALQAALIASGFVLPAMFLLGAAFAGLWWASVHYGRIVDRLKAARAAA
- the folC gene encoding bifunctional tetrahydrofolate synthase/dihydrofolate synthase, producing the protein MSDTPAQDAPEPGDPFEDIVAAESDRDPDLAVIEAGSRTLRTQAGPARDADLPTRPADPETDRALREVEAELSTRWPETKLDPSVVRIGALMDVLGEPQRAYPSIHITGTNGKTSTARMIEALLTAFELRTGRYSSPHVQSITERISLDGAPLPADRFVAAYRDIEPFVELVDARQDYRLSFFEVLTGMAFATFADAPVDVAIVEVGMGGTWDATNVVDGQVAVVTPISLDHTDRLGDTPEQIAGEKSGIVKADARVVLAQQPVDAAAVLLRRAAEVDATVAREGIEFGVLSREMAVGGQLLTLRGLGGEYPDVFLPLYGEHMAHNAVVALAAVEAFFGVGAGPGEGAGTRTLDPDVVRTAFASVTSPGRLEVVRRSPTVLLDAAHNPAGAQATAAAVTEAFGFSRLIGVIGTSEGKDARGLLEAFEPLLTEVVVTQNASHRALDADRLAALAVEVFGEDRVVVEPRLDEAIDAAITLAEEEHEYAGAGVLVTGSVITAGEARLLLGGSR